One Pieris napi chromosome Z, ilPieNapi1.2, whole genome shotgun sequence DNA window includes the following coding sequences:
- the LOC125062381 gene encoding uncharacterized protein LOC125062381, whose translation MFGVALLTSTLLALTESRIYDSCELARDFLKLGVSKEHIATWVCIAYHESRFDTTARNPNSGDHGLLQISELYWCGPGKACGVSCSAFRDDDISDDIECALKIHEEHTRLQGDGFLAWVVYPHYCKHNAKKYLANCDVFLKDTSYKLEERGRFLKSQYHGRMEPTPFFKKYTNIDELQPPNIPINTLLRGIYHDNEEDTKFTNIIKEKNTRNFITQSQNINKNPQFDWVNTISTISNKDTSNVKITNIDDLMPPVFGTGVLKMPLTTTTIRTTTIDPALIGIKPPNPRKIETNQFRRRMMSLKNNYIENSGVKLYNFTKLSLPAEVRSTSSRTLPKSDHHQNGEVNVVSSFKIIHTDNKKEVNYNNSLTSSPFTGLQINGNLSTSYVTPKEMVVSTTTGNKLQVNNQTKKISTNITTNNITSFRHTDLVKPIDTTEKYKSTKMPTTTEFNRRRFYFTPPQVEKTTQYPRTLGPWMSRSTHVTSRSSQTDSSTLRPKILLPKLKKSTSLSSTSISVTERTVRTTQSIFDLYLNPTKRPNIIFQFPEFPESPYKVRIFSGGTTTLSPSFLNSRHL comes from the coding sequence ATGTTTGGCGTCGCGTTGTTGACGAGCACGCTTCTTGCGTTGACGGAATCACGTATTTACGATAGCTGCGAACTCGCCCGTGATTTTCTTAAACTTGGCGTTAGCAAAGAGCATATCGCGACGTGGGTGTGCATCGCTTATCACGAATCGCGATTTGACACTACCGCTCGTAACCCCAATAGCGGTGATCATGGACTGTTACAAATCAGTGAATTATATTGGTGCGGTCCTGGCAAGGCATGTGGTGTCTCCTGTTCAGCGTTCAGGGATGATGATATTTCCGATGACATAGAAtgtgcattaaaaatacacgaAGAGCATACAAGATTACAAGGTGACGGCTTTTTAGCCTGGGTAGTTTATCCTCATTATTGCAAACACAATGCCAAGAAATATCTTGCGAACtgtgatgtttttttaaaagatacgTCGTATAAATTAGAAGAACGTGGACgttttttaaaatcacaatATCATGGGCGCATGGAGCCTACAccattttttaagaaatatacaaatattgacGAACTGCAGCCACCGAATATTCCAATTAATACGCTTTTACGGGGCATCTATCACGACAATGAGGAAGAtactaaatttacaaatattataaaagaaaagaataccagaaattttataactcagagccaaaatattaataaaaatccacAATTCGACTGGGTAAATACAATATCAACTATATCCAATAAAGACActtcaaatgtaaaaataactaatatagATGACCTTATGCCTCCTGTTTTTGGTACAGGAGTTTTGAAAATGCCATTGACAACTACCACTATTCGCACTACCACTATAGATCCTGCTTTAATAGGAATAAAACCTCCCAATCCCCGAAAAATAGAAACTAATCAGTTTAGACGGCGAATGAtgtctttaaaaaacaattacatagAAAATAGTGGTGTAAAACTTTATAACTTTACAAAGCTTAGCCTTCCAGCAGAAGTGAGAAGTACTTCCAGCAGAACTTTACCTAAATCTGATCACCATCAAAATGGAGAAGTAAATGTAGTTTcgtcatttaaaataatccatacagataacaaaaaagaggtaaattataacaattcaCTCACGTCCAGTCCATTTACAGGACTTCAAATAAATGGTAATTTGTCAACAAGTTACGTAACTCCAAAAGAAATGGTTGTGTCGACAACAACTGGTAACAAGTTACAAGTAAACAATCAGACCAAAAAGATATCAACTAATATAACAACAAACAACATAACTTCGTTCAGACACACCGATTTAGTGAAGCCGATCGATACGACTGAAAAATACAAGAGCACAAAGATGCCTACAACTACTGAATTCAATAGAAggagattttattttacaccaCCTCAGGTGGAAAAAACAACTCAATATCCACGTACATTAGGACCTTGGATGTCAAGATCAACCCATGTCACGTCAAGATCATCACAAACTGACAGTTCCACGTTGagaccaaaaatattattaccgAAACTTAAAAAAAGTACGAGCTTGAGCTCAACAAGTATTTCGGTTACAGAAAGAACTGTTAGAACAACACAATCAATATTTGACCTATATTTGAATCCAACAAAGCGGccgaatataatatttcaattccCAGAATTCCCAGAGAGTCCATATAAAGTAAGAATATTTTCCGGAGGAACTACAACACTGTCgccttcttttttaaattctcgACACTTATAG